A section of the Neofelis nebulosa isolate mNeoNeb1 chromosome 12, mNeoNeb1.pri, whole genome shotgun sequence genome encodes:
- the DOLPP1 gene encoding dolichyldiphosphatase 1 isoform X1 has product MAADGQCSLPASWRPVTLTHVEYPTGDLSGHLLAYLSLSPVFVIVGFVTLIIFKRELHTISFLGGLALNEGVNWLIKHVIQEPRPCGGPHEAVGTKYGMPSSHSQFMWFFSVYSFLFLYLRMHQTNNARFLDLLWRHVLSLGLLTAAFLVSYSRVYLLYHTWSQVLYGGVAGSLMAIAWFVFTQEVLTPLFPRIAAWPISEFFLIRDTSLIPNVLWFEYTVTRAEARNRQRKLGTKLQ; this is encoded by the exons ATGGCAGCGGACGGACAGTGCTCGCTCCCCGCTTCATGGCGGCCGGTGACCCTCACCCACGTCGAATATCCTACAG gtgATCTCTCTGGCCACCTCCTTGCCTACCTGAGCCTCAGCCCTGTATTTGTCATTGTTGGTTTTGTGACCCTCATCATATTCAAGCGGGAACTGCACACG ATCTCATTCCTCGGGGGCCTGGCACTGAACGAGGGGGTCAACTGGCTGATCAAACACGTCATCCAGGAGCCACGGCCCTGTGGAG GCCCCCACGAGGCAGTGGGCACCAAGTACGGGATGCCCTCCAGCCATTCCCAGTTCATGTGGTTCTTCTCCGtctattccttccttttcctgtatTTAAG AATGCACCAAACAAACAACGCCAGGTTCCTGGACTTGCTGTGGAGGCACGTGCTCTCCCTGGGTCTTCTCACCGCGGCCTTTCTAGTCTCCTATAGCAG GGTCTACCTGCTGTATCACACCTGGAGCCAGGTGCTCTATGGGGGCGTTGCTGGGAGCCTCATGGCCATCGCCTGGTTCGTCTTCACCCAGGAGGTCCTCACCCCGCTGTTCCCTAGGATAGCAGCCTG GCCTATCTCTGAGTTCTTCCTCATCCGAGACACGAGCCTCATTCCCAACGTACTCTGGTTTGAGTACACGGTAACCCGGGCAGAAGCCAG GAACAGACAACGTAAGCTGGGGACGAAACTGCAGTGA
- the DOLPP1 gene encoding dolichyldiphosphatase 1 isoform X2: MAADGQCSLPASWRPVTLTHVEYPTGDLSGHLLAYLSLSPVFVIVGFVTLIIFKRELHTISFLGGLALNEGVNWLIKHVIQEPRPCGGPHEAVGTKYGMPSSHSQFMWFFSVYSFLFLYLRMHQTNNARFLDLLWRHVLSLGLLTAAFLVSYSRPISEFFLIRDTSLIPNVLWFEYTVTRAEARNRQRKLGTKLQ; encoded by the exons ATGGCAGCGGACGGACAGTGCTCGCTCCCCGCTTCATGGCGGCCGGTGACCCTCACCCACGTCGAATATCCTACAG gtgATCTCTCTGGCCACCTCCTTGCCTACCTGAGCCTCAGCCCTGTATTTGTCATTGTTGGTTTTGTGACCCTCATCATATTCAAGCGGGAACTGCACACG ATCTCATTCCTCGGGGGCCTGGCACTGAACGAGGGGGTCAACTGGCTGATCAAACACGTCATCCAGGAGCCACGGCCCTGTGGAG GCCCCCACGAGGCAGTGGGCACCAAGTACGGGATGCCCTCCAGCCATTCCCAGTTCATGTGGTTCTTCTCCGtctattccttccttttcctgtatTTAAG AATGCACCAAACAAACAACGCCAGGTTCCTGGACTTGCTGTGGAGGCACGTGCTCTCCCTGGGTCTTCTCACCGCGGCCTTTCTAGTCTCCTATAGCAG GCCTATCTCTGAGTTCTTCCTCATCCGAGACACGAGCCTCATTCCCAACGTACTCTGGTTTGAGTACACGGTAACCCGGGCAGAAGCCAG GAACAGACAACGTAAGCTGGGGACGAAACTGCAGTGA